A window from Cryobacterium sp. PAMC25264 encodes these proteins:
- the mmsA gene encoding multiple monosaccharide ABC transporter ATP-binding protein — MTTNILEMRGITKTFPGVKALQDVTLNVARGEVHAICGENGAGKSTLMKVLSGVYPHGTYTGDIVFEDEVVEFKDIRDSEAKGIVIIHQELALSPYLSIAENIFLNNEQRGALGLIDWNKTNSEAVKLLARVGLRENPTTKIMDIGVGKQQLVEIAKALSKRVKLLILDEPTAALNDEDSDHLLNLMLHLKGQGITSIIISHKLNEIKKVSDAVTVIRDGKAIETIAKQEVTEDRIIKDMVGRDLEHRYPDHTPNIGEEILRVEDWTAHHPQDPNRVMVDNVNLNVRRGEIVGIAGLMGAGRTEFAMSLFGRTYGSRISGKVFKAGKEIKTRTVTEAIDNGIAYATEDRKTYGLNLIEDIKRNISMASLGKLVKGGLVDDNEEFKIANEYRTSMNIKAPTVLAKTGKLSGGNQQKVVLSKWIYSNPDVLILDEPTRGIDVGAKYEIYAIINALAAQGKGVIVISSELPELIGICDRIYTLSEGRITGEFPIDDATPETLIKHMTMEKAR; from the coding sequence GTGACCACCAACATCCTCGAGATGCGCGGTATTACCAAGACCTTCCCCGGCGTCAAGGCGCTACAGGACGTGACGCTCAATGTCGCTCGCGGCGAAGTTCACGCCATCTGTGGTGAGAACGGCGCGGGCAAGTCCACGCTTATGAAGGTGCTCAGCGGCGTCTACCCGCACGGCACCTACACCGGCGACATCGTCTTCGAAGACGAAGTCGTGGAATTCAAAGACATTCGGGACAGCGAAGCCAAGGGCATCGTCATCATCCACCAGGAACTCGCCCTGAGTCCCTACCTCTCCATCGCGGAGAACATCTTCCTCAACAACGAACAGCGCGGCGCTCTCGGCCTGATCGACTGGAACAAGACCAACAGCGAGGCCGTCAAGTTGCTCGCCCGCGTGGGCCTGCGCGAGAACCCGACCACCAAGATCATGGACATCGGTGTTGGCAAGCAGCAGCTCGTGGAGATCGCCAAGGCCCTCTCCAAGCGCGTGAAGCTTCTCATCCTGGACGAGCCGACGGCCGCCCTCAATGACGAGGACTCCGACCACCTGCTCAACCTGATGCTGCACCTCAAGGGCCAGGGGATCACCTCGATCATCATCAGCCACAAGCTGAACGAGATCAAGAAGGTCTCCGACGCCGTCACGGTCATCCGCGATGGCAAGGCCATCGAGACGATCGCAAAGCAGGAGGTCACCGAAGACCGCATCATCAAGGACATGGTCGGCCGCGACCTCGAACACCGCTACCCGGACCACACGCCCAACATCGGCGAGGAGATCCTGCGGGTCGAGGATTGGACCGCCCACCATCCCCAGGACCCCAACCGGGTCATGGTCGACAACGTGAACTTGAACGTGCGCCGCGGCGAGATCGTCGGCATTGCCGGCCTCATGGGCGCCGGACGCACCGAGTTCGCGATGAGCCTGTTCGGTCGTACGTATGGCAGCCGCATCAGCGGCAAGGTCTTCAAGGCGGGCAAGGAGATCAAGACCCGCACGGTGACCGAGGCGATCGACAACGGTATCGCCTACGCCACCGAGGACCGCAAGACCTACGGCCTCAACCTCATCGAGGACATCAAGCGCAACATCTCGATGGCATCCCTCGGCAAGCTCGTCAAGGGTGGGCTCGTCGACGACAACGAAGAATTCAAGATCGCCAACGAGTACCGCACGAGCATGAACATCAAGGCACCGACCGTGCTGGCCAAGACCGGGAAGCTCTCCGGTGGCAACCAGCAGAAGGTCGTGCTGTCGAAGTGGATCTACTCGAACCCCGATGTGCTGATCCTGGATGAGCCCACCCGCGGTATCGACGTCGGTGCCAAGTACGAGATCTACGCGATCATCAACGCCCTCGCTGCCCAGGGCAAGGGCGTCATCGTGATCTCGTCCGAGTTGCCGGAACTGATCGGCATCTGCGACCGCATCTACACCCTTTCCGAAGGACGCATCACGGGAGAATTCCCCATCGACGATGCCACCCCGGAAACCCTCATCAAGCACATGACCATGGAAAAGGCCCGTTAG
- the mmsB gene encoding multiple monosaccharide ABC transporter permease, which translates to MSDLDTKPASNTAAGAQVNPSNSKVGAWLSHVVTDLGKNGIFIALIVVVVLFSFLTDGILLRPQNISNLIVQNGYILVLAVGMVMVIIAGHIDLSVGSVAAFVGAVSGVFAVNWGLPWWLSVILSLLVGALVGVWQGFWIAFVGIPAFIVTLAGMLIFRGLALVVLGNANIGSFPAEYRALGNGFLTDIFGEFELDPLTLGVAALAVIALIVQQVRTRRGRASYGQEVEPLAWFIAKLVLITAGIGLFAYALASYKGIPVTLIVLAVLVLVYGIIMNRSVFGRHIYAIGGNLHAAELSGVKTRNVTFWLFVNMGVLAALAGLIFTARLNLAGPKAGDGFELEAISAAFIGGAAVQGGVGTIGGAIIGGLIIGVLNNGMSIMGIGIEWQQAVKGLVLLLAVAFDVYNKRRAGGR; encoded by the coding sequence ATGAGTGATCTCGACACCAAGCCGGCGAGCAACACGGCCGCAGGCGCACAAGTCAATCCCAGCAACTCCAAGGTGGGGGCCTGGCTCAGCCACGTCGTCACCGACCTCGGTAAGAACGGTATCTTCATCGCGCTGATCGTGGTGGTCGTGCTGTTCAGCTTCCTGACCGACGGCATCCTGCTGCGGCCGCAGAACATCTCGAACCTGATCGTGCAGAACGGTTACATCCTCGTTCTCGCGGTGGGTATGGTGATGGTCATCATCGCCGGCCACATCGACCTGTCGGTCGGATCGGTCGCCGCCTTCGTCGGTGCCGTGTCCGGTGTGTTCGCGGTGAACTGGGGTCTGCCCTGGTGGCTGTCCGTCATCCTGTCGCTTTTGGTCGGCGCCCTCGTGGGTGTCTGGCAGGGCTTCTGGATCGCGTTCGTGGGCATCCCCGCCTTCATCGTGACCTTGGCCGGCATGTTGATCTTCCGCGGGCTCGCGCTCGTGGTGCTCGGCAACGCCAACATCGGTTCCTTCCCGGCCGAGTACCGCGCGCTGGGTAACGGCTTCCTCACGGACATCTTCGGCGAGTTCGAGCTGGACCCGCTGACCTTGGGTGTGGCAGCACTGGCGGTCATCGCCCTGATCGTGCAGCAGGTGCGCACCCGTCGCGGCCGTGCCTCGTACGGCCAGGAGGTCGAGCCGCTCGCCTGGTTCATCGCCAAGCTCGTTCTGATCACCGCCGGTATCGGTCTGTTCGCCTACGCCCTCGCCTCCTACAAGGGCATCCCGGTCACCCTGATCGTGCTGGCCGTGCTGGTGCTGGTCTACGGCATCATCATGAACCGCAGCGTCTTCGGCCGTCATATCTACGCCATCGGTGGCAACCTGCACGCCGCTGAGCTTTCCGGTGTGAAGACCCGCAACGTGACGTTCTGGCTGTTCGTGAACATGGGCGTGCTCGCTGCCCTCGCAGGCCTGATCTTCACCGCCCGGCTCAACCTGGCCGGCCCGAAGGCCGGTGACGGCTTCGAGCTCGAGGCCATCTCCGCCGCCTTCATCGGTGGCGCGGCTGTTCAGGGTGGTGTCGGCACCATCGGTGGCGCCATCATCGGTGGTCTGATCATTGGTGTGCTGAACAACGGCATGTCGATCATGGGCATCGGCATCGAGTGGCAGCAGGCCGTCAAGGGCCTCGTGCTGCTCCTCGCCGTGGCCTTCGACGTCTACAACAAGCGTCGCGCCGGCGGCCGCTAA
- a CDS encoding LacI family DNA-binding transcriptional regulator, translating into MREDTPRQATIFDVARLAGVSHQTVSRVLNDLPNVRASTRVRVEEAIKKLRYVPSPAARALVTRRSRTIGLMATGVPEFGPSSTQLYFNAAARDASWSVFTASMIDSEPASIRAVVEAFLRQNVEGIAVITSHQGIVDVVAGMELAIPVVALEATPRTGITTVGADQYTGARSAVAHLAELGHRHISHLAGPRDSVDARERERGWRDELASRGLETRVIGTGDWSPSAGYRFGMECDLDTLSAVFVANDQMAIGLMHALTVRGRSVPGDISVIGFDDVPEAEYLAPPLTTVRQDFERIGRDLLSALLDRINGADSIIRQSVPELIERASTQSYPPDPHDDLRPTASARRSATA; encoded by the coding sequence GTGAGAGAGGACACACCTCGTCAGGCGACGATCTTCGACGTCGCCCGTCTCGCCGGGGTGTCCCACCAGACGGTCTCCCGGGTGCTCAACGACCTGCCCAATGTGCGGGCCTCCACGCGGGTGCGCGTCGAAGAGGCGATCAAGAAACTGCGGTACGTGCCCTCCCCGGCCGCGCGCGCACTCGTCACCCGGCGCTCGCGCACGATCGGGCTGATGGCCACGGGCGTGCCGGAGTTCGGCCCCTCATCCACCCAGCTCTACTTCAACGCCGCGGCCCGGGATGCGTCCTGGTCGGTGTTCACCGCCAGCATGATCGACAGCGAGCCGGCGTCCATCCGGGCTGTGGTCGAAGCTTTTCTGCGCCAGAACGTGGAGGGGATCGCCGTGATCACCAGCCACCAGGGCATCGTCGACGTCGTCGCGGGCATGGAACTGGCCATCCCGGTTGTCGCGCTGGAGGCCACGCCGCGCACCGGCATCACCACAGTGGGTGCCGATCAGTACACCGGCGCCCGCAGCGCCGTCGCCCACCTGGCCGAACTGGGTCACCGGCATATCTCGCACCTGGCCGGGCCCCGGGACTCCGTCGATGCGCGAGAACGCGAGCGGGGCTGGCGCGACGAGCTGGCCTCCCGAGGCCTCGAGACCCGAGTGATCGGAACGGGCGACTGGTCGCCGTCGGCCGGGTACCGGTTCGGCATGGAATGCGACCTCGACACCCTCAGCGCGGTCTTCGTGGCGAACGACCAGATGGCGATAGGACTCATGCACGCGTTGACCGTGCGGGGGCGATCGGTTCCCGGCGACATCAGCGTGATCGGTTTCGACGACGTCCCAGAGGCCGAATACCTGGCTCCCCCGCTCACCACCGTGAGGCAGGACTTCGAGCGCATCGGCCGGGACCTGCTCAGCGCCCTCCTCGACCGGATCAACGGCGCCGACTCGATCATTCGCCAGTCGGTCCCCGAACTGATCGAGCGCGCATCTACCCAGAGTTACCCGCCCGACCCCCACGACGACCTCCGGCCTACGGCCAGTGCACGCCGGTCAGCCACCGCGTGA
- a CDS encoding sugar ABC transporter ATP-binding protein — protein sequence MTGITVEFPGARALDDVDFRMFPGEVHSLMGENGAGKSTLIKALTGVQSIDHGSIEIDGAPVHFTGPADAQRAGVSTVYQEVNLLPNLSVTENVMLGREPRRRWGTIDWPAARRRTAELLQTMNLDIDPSSRLSDHSPAVQQLVAIARAIVVRPKVLILDEPTSSLDNDEVTELFRVIAGFKESGVAILFISHFLEQVYEISDRLTVLRDGRLVGEYLTDELLRIDLVHKMIGKDLSVLVDIQARTSESDLEDNLLVDPPLLTAIGLGRDGGITPLDLSVHEGEIVGVAGLLGSGRTELARLLAGIDRPDTGEIRVDGRVRRFRSPRNALRQRIAYASEDRRTEGIIGDLTIRDNIALALQADLGWARRIPRKRQNELAASYIQALNIRPNDPNALVRNLSGGNQQKVLLARWLAIAPRLLILDEPTRGIDVGAKAEIQKLVSDLAENGLAVVFISAELEEVLRISHRVAVLRDRRKVGDLTNNDLTVGRLLAAIADGGEDGAEGAGIAEPRDRRAGR from the coding sequence ATGACCGGCATCACGGTGGAGTTCCCCGGGGCACGGGCTCTCGACGACGTGGATTTCCGGATGTTCCCCGGCGAGGTGCACTCGCTCATGGGCGAGAACGGCGCGGGCAAGAGCACCCTGATCAAGGCCCTGACGGGCGTTCAGTCGATCGACCACGGCTCCATCGAGATCGATGGTGCTCCGGTGCATTTCACCGGGCCTGCCGACGCCCAGCGCGCAGGGGTCAGCACCGTCTATCAGGAGGTCAACCTCCTGCCGAATCTGAGCGTGACCGAGAACGTCATGCTCGGCCGGGAACCCCGACGCCGGTGGGGCACCATCGACTGGCCTGCCGCCCGGCGGCGCACCGCCGAGTTGTTGCAGACCATGAACCTCGACATCGACCCGTCGTCGCGGTTGTCCGACCACTCCCCGGCCGTGCAGCAGCTCGTCGCCATCGCACGGGCCATCGTGGTGCGACCCAAGGTGCTGATCCTCGACGAACCGACCTCGAGCCTGGACAACGACGAGGTCACCGAGCTGTTCCGGGTGATCGCCGGCTTCAAGGAGTCCGGCGTCGCCATCCTCTTCATCTCCCACTTCCTGGAGCAGGTCTACGAAATCTCCGACCGGCTCACCGTGCTGCGGGACGGCCGGCTCGTGGGCGAGTACCTCACGGATGAACTCCTCCGCATCGACCTTGTGCACAAGATGATCGGCAAGGACCTCTCGGTGCTCGTCGACATCCAGGCCCGCACCAGCGAGAGCGACCTCGAAGACAATCTGCTCGTCGATCCGCCACTGCTCACCGCAATCGGGTTGGGCCGCGACGGCGGCATCACCCCACTGGACCTGTCGGTACACGAGGGCGAGATCGTCGGCGTGGCCGGCCTGCTCGGTTCGGGTCGCACCGAGCTTGCGCGGCTGCTCGCGGGCATCGACCGGCCCGACACCGGCGAGATCCGCGTCGACGGGCGGGTCCGGCGGTTCCGCAGCCCGCGAAACGCCCTGCGGCAGCGCATCGCCTACGCGTCGGAGGACCGCCGCACCGAGGGCATCATCGGCGATCTCACCATCCGCGACAACATCGCACTGGCCCTCCAGGCCGACCTGGGTTGGGCGCGGCGGATACCCCGCAAGCGGCAGAACGAACTCGCGGCCAGTTACATCCAGGCGCTCAACATCCGCCCGAACGACCCGAACGCCCTGGTACGCAACCTGTCCGGCGGCAACCAGCAGAAGGTCCTCCTGGCCCGCTGGCTGGCCATCGCGCCGCGCCTGCTCATCCTCGACGAACCCACCCGCGGCATCGATGTGGGCGCCAAGGCCGAGATCCAGAAGCTCGTCTCCGACCTGGCCGAGAACGGCCTGGCCGTGGTGTTCATCTCGGCCGAGCTCGAGGAGGTCCTGCGGATCAGCCACCGAGTCGCGGTGCTCCGGGACCGCCGGAAGGTCGGCGATCTCACCAATAACGACCTCACCGTCGGCCGGCTGCTCGCCGCCATCGCGGACGGTGGCGAGGATGGCGCCGAGGGGGCCGGCATCGCCGAGCCGAGAGATCGGAGGGCGGGACGCTGA
- a CDS encoding ABC transporter substrate-binding protein, translated as MAHTARFRAFAGLALAGAMALSITACSAGSSDEGSAPAGDDIVTVGFVAVGPEGGWRTANEKNIQDSFSTENGFDLKYAPATNGDQNSQITAFTSFIDEGVDVILLSATEATGWEDVLKRAQEAEIPVVLLDRGIEPNDESLYTSRIAPDNVGISASAAEWANSQFPDGANYVVLEGPPGLSVVNDRNKGWDANVADNLVKLESQSANWSTEEAKSVFETMLKANNNNIQLVFAQNDEMGLGAALAVEEAGLKPGTDVKIITIDGTKAALEALAAGRLSFVAEYNPLFGDDAISVVKAALAGDSVESSIVVPSTTFDSPEAATTALPDRQY; from the coding sequence ATGGCACACACAGCACGATTCCGGGCATTCGCGGGTTTGGCCCTCGCCGGAGCGATGGCATTGAGCATCACGGCCTGTTCTGCAGGCTCAAGCGACGAGGGGTCCGCCCCGGCTGGCGATGACATCGTCACCGTCGGTTTCGTCGCCGTCGGCCCCGAGGGCGGCTGGCGCACCGCGAACGAGAAGAACATCCAGGACTCGTTCTCCACGGAGAACGGCTTCGACCTCAAGTACGCACCGGCCACCAATGGAGACCAGAACTCGCAGATCACCGCGTTCACGTCGTTCATCGACGAGGGCGTCGACGTGATCCTGCTCTCCGCCACAGAGGCCACCGGCTGGGAGGACGTGCTCAAGCGGGCTCAGGAAGCCGAGATCCCCGTGGTGCTCCTCGACCGCGGCATCGAGCCGAACGACGAGAGCCTGTACACGAGCCGCATCGCACCGGACAACGTGGGCATCAGCGCGTCGGCCGCCGAATGGGCCAACTCGCAGTTCCCGGATGGCGCCAACTACGTGGTCCTCGAAGGCCCGCCCGGCCTGTCGGTTGTGAACGACCGCAATAAGGGTTGGGACGCGAACGTGGCCGACAACCTGGTCAAGCTCGAGAGCCAGTCCGCCAACTGGTCCACCGAAGAAGCCAAGAGCGTCTTCGAGACGATGCTCAAGGCCAACAACAACAACATCCAGCTCGTCTTCGCCCAGAACGACGAGATGGGCCTTGGCGCCGCCCTGGCCGTTGAGGAAGCCGGCCTCAAGCCCGGCACCGATGTGAAGATCATCACCATCGACGGCACCAAGGCCGCGCTCGAGGCACTCGCTGCCGGACGGCTCAGCTTCGTCGCCGAGTACAACCCGCTGTTCGGTGATGACGCCATCTCCGTGGTGAAGGCCGCACTGGCCGGCGACTCCGTCGAGTCCAGCATCGTCGTGCCGAGCACGACGTTCGACTCCCCTGAAGCGGCCACCACGGCGCTGCCCGACCGCCAGTACTAG
- a CDS encoding sugar ABC transporter ATP-binding protein, protein MAATEPIVEMENISIEFPGVKALQDVNFRLFPGEVHTLMGENGAGKSTLIKALTGVYKIDSGSIKVAGGPRRFTGTADAQSAGISTVYQEVNLCDNLTVGENVMLGHEVHGRMGINWHKTNLAAHDALVRLGLGGLDPKAPLSSISLALQQLVAISRAMVTNSKVLILDEPTSSLDANEVEGLFAVIRRLRDEGVAILFVSHFLDQVYAISDRLTVLRNGEFVGEHMTQDLARGQLISMMIGKDVDTLNSLGSNRGRAEHAVGAPYYSAKNLGRQGSIEPVDIDVHAGEVVGLAGLLGSGRTELGRLIYGADRPDSGDVTIDGVATEVHTPVAALARKIAFSTENRRDEGIIGDLTVRENLILAVQARRGWARPLSRREQNEICAKYLVELNVRPADPERAIRNLSGGNQQKVLLGRWLATNPELLILDEPTRGIDVGAKAEIQETIAALAEDGMSVVFISSELEEVVRLSERIIVLKDHRKIGEITNGPLVTAETIVDIIASEGSSE, encoded by the coding sequence ATGGCAGCGACAGAGCCGATCGTCGAGATGGAGAACATCTCGATCGAGTTCCCGGGGGTCAAAGCCCTCCAGGACGTGAACTTCCGACTCTTCCCCGGCGAGGTGCACACCCTGATGGGTGAGAACGGTGCGGGCAAGTCCACCCTCATCAAGGCCCTCACCGGCGTGTACAAGATCGACTCCGGCAGCATCAAGGTCGCCGGCGGGCCACGCCGGTTCACCGGAACGGCCGACGCGCAGAGCGCCGGCATCTCGACCGTGTATCAAGAGGTCAACCTCTGCGACAACCTCACCGTCGGCGAGAACGTGATGCTCGGCCACGAGGTGCACGGGCGGATGGGCATCAATTGGCACAAGACCAACCTCGCCGCTCACGATGCCCTGGTGCGGCTGGGCCTGGGCGGTCTGGACCCCAAGGCCCCGCTTTCCAGCATCTCCCTCGCGCTGCAGCAGCTCGTCGCGATCAGCCGCGCCATGGTCACCAATTCCAAGGTACTGATCCTCGACGAACCCACCTCGAGCCTCGACGCCAACGAGGTCGAAGGCCTCTTCGCCGTGATCCGGCGCCTGCGCGACGAGGGTGTCGCCATCCTCTTCGTCTCGCACTTTCTCGACCAGGTCTATGCCATCAGTGACCGGCTCACGGTGCTGCGGAACGGCGAATTCGTCGGCGAGCACATGACCCAGGACCTCGCCCGCGGCCAGCTCATCTCCATGATGATCGGCAAGGACGTCGATACCCTCAACTCCCTCGGTTCCAACCGCGGCCGGGCCGAGCATGCCGTGGGCGCGCCGTACTACAGCGCCAAGAACCTCGGCCGGCAGGGGTCCATCGAACCCGTCGATATTGACGTGCACGCCGGCGAAGTGGTCGGCCTGGCCGGACTGCTCGGCTCCGGCCGCACCGAACTCGGCCGCTTGATCTACGGCGCCGACCGGCCCGACTCCGGTGACGTCACGATCGACGGCGTCGCGACCGAGGTGCACACGCCGGTCGCCGCGCTGGCCCGCAAGATCGCCTTCTCCACCGAGAACCGCCGCGACGAGGGCATCATCGGCGACCTCACCGTGCGCGAGAACCTGATTCTGGCCGTCCAGGCCAGACGCGGATGGGCCCGGCCGCTGTCCCGTCGCGAACAGAACGAGATCTGCGCCAAGTACCTCGTAGAACTCAACGTGCGGCCCGCCGACCCCGAGCGCGCCATCCGCAATCTCTCCGGCGGCAACCAGCAGAAGGTCCTGCTGGGCCGCTGGCTCGCCACCAACCCTGAGTTGTTGATCCTCGACGAACCGACCCGGGGGATCGACGTGGGAGCCAAGGCCGAGATCCAGGAGACCATCGCCGCACTCGCCGAAGACGGCATGTCAGTGGTGTTCATCTCCTCGGAGCTCGAAGAGGTGGTGCGGCTGAGCGAACGCATCATCGTGTTGAAGGACCACCGTAAGATCGGCGAGATCACCAACGGACCACTCGTCACCGCCGAAACCATCGTCGACATCATCGCTTCCGAAGGGAGCAGCGAATGA
- a CDS encoding ABC transporter permease has protein sequence MSAPVSRQPSAMQFVTRLFHQPYVWAIVALLLLLVINLTKNPGYLGVSVNPATGNLSGNVIDILRASAPIMMIAVGMTLVIATRGIDLSVGSVMAVAGAVSMEFMQNAGTGSFGTAAIAVILALGISAVLGTLNGILVSIVGLQPFITTLVMMLAGRGLAKVITSGQNTSATNESFRWLANGTVLGFPVVFVIAVVIVAVLAALVRRTALGLMIESIGINPKAARMAGIRPVGILISVYIVSAVLAGVAGIFSTASVMTVEVAKTGMTAEMDAILAVVIGGTSLAGGKFSLTGSIIGALLIATLDKTIVYMSIPSSATPAFKAIVIVVICLLQSPRVRALFNQRKASTTRPHTRKEAVSA, from the coding sequence ATGAGCGCCCCCGTGTCGCGTCAGCCGTCAGCCATGCAGTTCGTCACCCGGCTCTTCCACCAGCCGTACGTCTGGGCGATCGTGGCCCTGCTCCTGCTGCTGGTGATCAACCTGACCAAGAACCCCGGTTACCTGGGGGTGTCGGTCAACCCCGCCACCGGCAACCTGTCTGGAAACGTCATCGACATCCTGCGGGCGAGCGCGCCGATCATGATGATCGCCGTGGGCATGACCCTGGTGATCGCCACCCGCGGCATCGACCTGTCGGTGGGGTCGGTGATGGCCGTGGCCGGCGCCGTCTCGATGGAGTTCATGCAGAACGCCGGCACCGGCAGCTTCGGTACCGCAGCGATCGCCGTGATCCTGGCGCTGGGAATCAGCGCGGTGCTCGGCACCCTCAATGGCATCCTGGTGTCGATCGTGGGCCTGCAGCCGTTCATCACCACCCTGGTGATGATGCTCGCCGGGCGCGGCTTAGCCAAGGTGATCACCTCCGGCCAGAACACCTCCGCCACCAACGAGTCGTTCCGCTGGCTCGCCAACGGCACCGTGCTGGGCTTCCCGGTGGTGTTCGTGATCGCCGTCGTGATCGTCGCCGTGCTCGCGGCCCTGGTTCGCCGCACGGCCCTGGGGCTCATGATCGAATCCATCGGTATCAACCCGAAGGCCGCCCGGATGGCCGGTATTCGACCGGTGGGCATTCTGATCTCCGTATATATAGTGAGCGCCGTGCTCGCCGGTGTGGCCGGGATCTTCAGCACCGCCAGCGTCATGACCGTCGAGGTCGCCAAGACCGGCATGACCGCCGAGATGGATGCCATCCTGGCCGTCGTGATCGGCGGCACCTCGCTGGCCGGTGGCAAGTTCTCGCTGACCGGCAGCATCATCGGCGCCCTGCTCATCGCGACGCTCGACAAGACCATCGTCTACATGTCGATCCCGTCATCGGCCACGCCGGCGTTCAAGGCCATCGTGATCGTGGTGATCTGCCTGCTGCAGTCGCCGCGGGTGCGCGCACTGTTCAACCAACGAAAAGCCAGCACCACCAGACCCCACACCCGGAAGGAAGCCGTGTCGGCATGA